A single window of Onychomys torridus chromosome 8, mOncTor1.1, whole genome shotgun sequence DNA harbors:
- the Kiaa0100 gene encoding protein KIAA0100 homolog encodes MPLFLSALLVLLLVALSALFLGRWLVVRLATRWCQRKLQAELKIGSFRFFWIQNVSLKFQQHQQTVEIDNLWISSKLLSYDLPHYVALCFGEVRIRTDLQKVSSLSAPFSQNTEVEQKELSLSPSLLKIFCQLFSIHVEAINIMVLKVATSESLWHIQVSRSRFLLDSDGKSLICQVNLSKINSKILKSGQLEDTCLVELSLALDLCLQVGISSWHLRAITIDVWTLHAELHEGLFHSQLLCQAPGRISKSVSCSDLTENSAEPTLPGLYLLQQLPDQVKVKMENTSVVLSMNSQKRHLTWTLKLLHFLYHRDEDQLPLRSFTANYDMAQMSTELLLEDGLLLSQSRQRIVCLNSLKANVQVTTIDLSASLVLNTCIIHYRHQEFSHWLIMLALETQGASSPDLKQRKRRTFPQILAPIIFSTSISNVSVSIQLGDTPPFALGFNSICLDYQHLRPQSIHQRAVLTVDHLCWRVGSESHIQRAPHPPNMHVWGEALVLDSFTLQGSYNQPLGLSSTQSNTLFLDCTIRGLQVEISDICAQCLSRILSLVIPPSEKSAVSRKPSLGESVTLLWKVDLKVEDMNLFTLSALVGAAEVRLDTLTVLGSAETSTVGIQGLVLALVKSVTDKMQPCCKAPDIPTPVLGLSMLSLTHHSSIRSLEVQCGAGLTLLWSPPDHMYLYQHVLATLQCRDLLQTTVFPEIVQSHELETPQSTSEPEDQLPEPSPPRRLLNLTLEVSTAKLTAFVAEDRFITLVAESVSLNRHGGSLQAYCPELAAGFDGNSIFNFKEVEVQLLPELEEMILHRNPFPVLQTLRNRVWLLSLGSVSVEFPYQYDFSRTLDEAVGVQKWLKGLHRGTHAWASPSPAPLPPDLLLKVQHFAWVFLDDVFEVKLHDNYELMKDESKESAKRLQLLDAKVAALRKQHGELLPARKIEELYASLERKNIEIYIQRSRRLYGNTPMRRALLTWSLAGLELVALADASFHGPEHVIEQVRELDPGSPFPAEGVDLVIHWCRMLKCSVKTFLVRIRDYPRYLFEIRDWRLMGRLAGTEQSGQPCSRRRQILHLGLPWGNVAVERNLPPLKFYHDFHSEIFQYTVVWGPCWDPAWTLIGQCVDLLTKPSADPSPPLPWWDKSRLLFHGDWHMDIEQANLHQLATEDPYNTTENMHWEWSHLSFHWKPGQFVFKGDLDVNVRTASKYDDCCFLHLPDLCMTLDLQWLCHGNPHDHHSVTLRAPEFLPEVSLGQLHDSYRAFRSENLNLSIKMDLTRHSGTMSQPRILLYSSTLRWMQNFWATWTSVTRPICRGKLFNNLKPSKKKLGQHYKQLSYTALFPRLQVHYWASFAQQRGIQIECSQGHVFTRGTQRLIPQAGTVMRRLISEWSVTQMVSDLSQVTVHLMASPTEENADHCLDPMITKTHLLSLSSLTYQRHSNRATEEELSTRDGDPAFHTHQLYLVDLRISWTTTNRDIAFGLYDGYKKAAVLKRNLSTEALKGLKIDPQMSAKKPKRGIPPNAPVPPHVSTPSFSGRPEKGSSGGAYMLQKLIEETDRFVVFTEEESGMSDQLCGIAACQTDDIYNRNCLIELVNCQMVLRGAETEGCVIVSAAKAQLLQCQHHPAWYGDTLKQKTSWTCLLDGMQYFATTESSPTEQDGRQLWLEVKNIEEHRERSLDSVQELMESGQAVGGMVTTTTDWNQPAEAQQAQQVQRIISRCNCRMYYISYSHDIDPELATQIKPPEVHENQEKEDLLKKQEGAVDTFTLIHHELEISTNPAQYAMILDIVNNLLLHVEPKRKEHSEKKQRVRFQLEISSNPEEQRSSILHLQEAVRQHVAQIRHLEKQMYSVMKSLQDDSKNENLLDLNQKLQLQLNQEKANLQLESEELNILIRCFKDFQLQRANKMELRKQQEDVSVVRRTEFYFAQARWRLTEEDGQLGIAELELQRFLYSKVNKSDDTAEHLLELGWFTMNNLLPNAIYKVVLRPQSSCQSGRQLALRLFSKVRPPVGGISVKEHFEVNVVPLTIQLSHQFFHRMMGFFFPGRNVEDDEVGDEEDKSKLVTTGIPVVKPRQLIATDDSVPLGPGKGVAQGLTRSSGVRRSFRKLPEHPVDDIDKMKERAAMNNSFIYIKIPQVPLCVSYKGEKNSVDWGDLNLVLPCLEYHNNTWTWLDFAMAVKRDSRKALVAQVIKEKLRLKPATGSEFRGKLETKSDLNVQQQEEEKARLLIGLSMGDKHPGKKSIFGRRK; translated from the exons ATGCCTCTATTTCTCTCCGCGCTGTTGGTCTTGCTGCTGGTTGCGCTTAGCGCACTCTTCCTAGGCCG GTGGCTTGTGGTCCGATTGGCCACCAGGTGGTGTCAGCGGAAGTTGCAGGCAGAGCTAAAGATTGGATCCTTCCGATTTTTTTGGATCCAAAATGTCAGTCTTAAGTTTCAGCAGCACCAGCAGACGGTG GAGATTGACAACTTGTGGATTTCCAGCAAACTCCTTAGCTATGATCTGCC ACACTATGTGGCCTTGTGCTTTGGAGAAGTACGCATCAGAACGGACCTACAGAAGGTTTCTAGCCTGTCTGCCCCATTCTCTCAGAACACGGAGGTGGAGCAGAAGGAGCTGTCCCTTAGCCCATCCTTGTTGAAGATCTTCTGCCAA CTGTTCTCCATTCACGTAGAGGCCATAAACATCATGGTTCTCAAGGTGGCCACCTCCGAGTCCTTGTGGCACATCCAGGTCAGCAGAAGCAGATTCCTTTTGGACAGTGATGGGAAAAG TCTAATCTGTCAGGTGAACCTATCAAAGATCAATAGCAAAATCTTGAAGAGTGGTCAGCTG GAGGATACATGCCTTGTAGAGCTCTCACTGGCCCTGGACCTGTGTCTACAGGTGGGCATCAGCAGTTGGCATCTGAGGGCCATCACTATAGATGTGTGGACACTCCATGCTGAGCTCCATGAAGGTCTCTTCCATAGTCAACTACTATGTCAGGCCCCAGGCCGGATATCCAAGTCTGTTTCTTGTTCAG ATTTGACAGAGAACTCTGCTGAACCAACTCTGCCTGGCCTATACCTCCTCCAGCAGCTGCCAGACCAAGTCAAAGTGAAGATGGAGAACACAAGTGTGGTGTTGTCTATGAATAGTCAAAAGAG GCACCTGACTTGGACACTGAAGCTGCTGCATTTCCTATACCACCGTGACGAGGATCAGCTGCCCCTTCGAAGCTTCACAGCCAACTACGATATGGCACAGATGAGCACTGAACTCCTACTAGAAG ATGGGCTGTTGCTCTCCCAGAGTCGCCAACGGATTGTCTGCCTCAACTCCCTCAAGGCTAATGTCCAG GTAACCACCATTGATCTCTCAGCTTCTCTCGTTTTGAACACTTGTATCATTCATTACCGACACCAGGAATTCTCTCACTGGCTGATTATGCTAGCATTAGAGACCCAAGGAGCTAGTTCACCTGATcttaaacaaaggaaaagaag AACCTTCCCTCAGATCCTGGCTCCCATCATCTTCAGCACCTCCATCTCCAATGTCAGCGTTTCCATTCAGCTTGGAGACACACCACCTTTTGCTTTGGGGTTCAATTCCATCTGCCTGG ATTACCAGCACCTCCGACCTCAAAGTATCCATCAGCGGGCTGTCCTGACTGTGGATCACCTCTGCTGGCGAGTGGGCAGTGAGTCCCACATCCAGCGGGCGCCACATCCGCCTAATATGCATGTTTGGGGTGAAGCACTTGTCCTGGACTCCTTCACGCTCCAG gGTAGCTATAACCAGCCCCTGGGCTTGTCCAGCACCCAATCCAACACTCTTTTTCTTGACTGTACTATTCGAGGACTTCAAGTAGAAATATCAGACATCTGTGCCCAGTGTCTGTCTCGAATCCTCTCCTTAGTGATTCCACCATCTGAAAAGTCAGCTGTCTCTAGGAAACCTTCACTTGGGGAGTCTGTGACCTTACTGTGGAAGGTGGACTTGAAGGTGGAGGACATGAACCTGTTCACTCTGTCTGCACTGGTTG GTGCTGCGGAGGTACGACTGGACACACTGACTGTCTTGGGCAGTGCTGAGACCTCCACTGTGGGGATTCAAGGGCTTGTGCTTGCACTAGTAAAATCAGTCACAGACAAGATGCAGCCCTGCTGCAAGGCACCTGACATCCCCACGCCAGTGCTTGGCCTCTCCATGCTCTCCCTCACCCATCACAGCAGCATCCGCTCTCTAGAG GTTCAGTGTGGTGCGGGGCTGACTTTACTCTGGAGCCCCCCAGATCATATGTACCTGTACCAGCATGTCTTGGCCACTCTACAATGCCGAGACTTGTTACAAACTACTGTGTTTCCTGAAATTGTTCAGTCCCATGAACTAGAGACTCCACAGTCCACTTCTGAGCCAGAAGACCAGCTCCCCGAGCCATCCCCACCTAGGCGGCTGCTAAACCTGACACTGGAGGTGAGCACAGCCAAACTGACCGCTTTTGTAGCTGAGGACAGGTTCATTACCCTGGTTGCAGAGAGTGTGTCACTGAACCGGCATGGAGGTTCACTGCAGGCTTACTGCCCAGAGTTGGCTGCTGGCTTCGATGGCAATAGCATCTTCAACTTCAAAGAGGTGGAGGTGCAGCTCCTACCTGAGCTGGAGGAGATGATTCTCCACAGGAACCCCTTCCCTGTGCTGCAGACCCTCCGGAATCGGGTTTGGCTCCTTTCTCTTGGATCAGTCTCAGTGGAGTTTCCTTACCAGTACGACTTCTCTCGAACTTTGGATGAGGCTGTGGGGGTTCAGAAGTGGCTGAAGGGGCTGCATCGAGGGACTCATGCTTGGGCTTCCCCAAGTCCCGCCCCGCTCCCGCCTGACCTACTCCTGAAGGTTCAGCACTTTGCTTGGGTGTTCCTGGATGATGTCTTTGAGGTGAAGCTTCACGATAACTATGAACTGATGAAGGATGAAAGTAAGGAGAGTGCCAAAAGACTGCAGCTGCTGGACGCCAAAGTGGCTGCCCTGCGGAAGCAGCACGGCGAGCTGCTGCCAGCTCGCAAGATTGAGGAGCTCTATGCCTCCTTGGAACGCAAAAACATTGAAATCTACATCCAGCGCTCTCGTCGTCTCTATGGCAACACACCCATGCGCCGTGCACTGCTCACTTGGAGCCTGGCAGGGCTAGAGCTGGTGGCTCTGGCAGATGCCTCCTTCCATGGGCCTGAACATGTGATAGAACAGGTCCGAGAGCTTGACCCTGGCAGCCCTTTTCCTGCTGAAGGAGTAGACCTTGTCATTCATTGGTGCCGTATGCTCAAGTGCAGTGTCAAAACTTTTCTGG TTCGGATCAGAGACTATCCACGGTACCTGTTTGAGATCCGTGACTGGCGGCTGATGGGGCGACTTGCGGGCACCGAGCAGAGTGGCCAGCCTTGCTCCCGTCGACGTCAGATCCTGCATTTGGGGCTTCCCTGGGGTAACGTGGCAGTAGAGAGGAACCTGCCCCCGCTCAAGTTCTACCATGACTTCCACT CGGAAATCTTCCAGTACACAGTGGTGTGGGGCCCATGCTGGGATCCAGCCTGGACACTGATTGGTCAATGTGTGGACCTCTTGACTAAGCCCTCAGCTGACCCCAGTCCACCTTTGCCCTGGTGGGATAAGAGCCGTCTTCTGTTCCATGGGGACTGGCATATGGATATTGAACAAGCAAACCTGCATCAGCTGGCCACGGAG GACCCATATAATACAACTGAAAACATGCACTGGGAATGGAGCCATCTTTCTTTCCATTGGAAACCTGGTCAGTTTGTGTTCAAAGGGGACCTGGATGTCAACGTAAGAACAGCCTCTAA GTATGACGACTGCTGCTTCCTTCACCTGCCTGACCTCTGCATGACACTGGACCTGCAGTGGCTGTGCCATGGGAACCCTCATGATCATCACAGTGTCACTCTGAGGGCCCCAGAGTTCCTGCCTGAGGTATCCTTGGGCCAGCTCCATGACTCCTACCGGGCCTTCCGCTCTGAGAACCTCAATCTCTCCATCAAGATGGATTTGACTCGCCATAGTGGGA CGATGTCCCAACCCCGAATTCTGCTGTACAGTAGTACCCTGCGCTGGATGCAGAATTTCTGGGCAACTTGGACTAGCGTCACAAGGCCTATCTGTAGAGGGAAACTCTTTAACAACCTGAAGCCCAGCAAGAAGAAGCTCGGCCAGCACTACAAACAGCTTTCCTATACTGCTCTCTTTCCCCGGCTACAG GTCCATTACTGGGCCTCGTTTGCCCAGCAGCGAGGCATCCAGATTGAGTGCAGTCAGGGCCATGTCTTCACTCGGGGAACTCAGCGGCTTATACCTCAAG CTGGCACAGTGATGCGGCGCCTTATTTCTGAGTGGAGTGTGACCCAGATGGTGAGTGACTTAAGTCAGGTGACTGTTCACCTGATGGCTTCACCTACTGAAGAGAATGCTGACCACTGCCTTGATCCCATGATAACAAAGACCCACCTCTTGAGCCTGTCTTCCCTTACTTACCAACGGCACAGCAATCGCGCCACTGAAGAG gaGCTCTCAACTCGAGATGGTGACCCTGCCTTTCATACACATCAGTTGTACTTGGTAGATTTACGGATCTCCTGGACAACCACCAACAGGGACATTGCCTTTGGCTTATATGATGGTTACAAAAAGGCAGCTGTCCTCAAACGCAATCTCTCTACGGAGGccctgaagggtttgaagattgaTCCCCAGATGTCAGCCAAAAAGCCAAAGCGTGGCATCCCACCTAATGCCCCAGTGCCACCTCATGTCAGCACTCCCAGCTTCAGTGGACGGCCTGAGAAGGGGTCATCAGGAG gTGCTTACATGTTACAGAAGCTGATTGAAGAGACAGATAGGTTTGTAGTATTCACAGAGGAGGAGTCCGGTATGAGTGACCAATTGTGTGGTATCGCTGCCTGCCAAACAGATGACATATACAACCGAAACTGCCTTATTGAGCTGGTTAACTGCCAG ATGGTTCTTCgtggagcagagacagaaggctGTGTCATTGTGTCTGCTGCCAAAGCCCAGTTGCTGCAGTGCCAACACCATCCAGCTTGGTATGGTGACACACTGAAACAGAAGACTTCCTGGACTTGCCTTTTAGATGGCATGCAGTATTTTGCCACCACTGAGAGCAGCCCTACTGAACAGGATGGCCGGCAGCTCTGGCTAGAG GTGAAGAATATTGAGGAACACCGGGAACGTAGTCTGGACTCTGTTCAGGAGCTGATGGAAAGTGGGCAGGCAGTGGGAGGCATGGTTACCACGACCACAG ATTGGAACCAGCCAGCTGAAGCTCAGCAAGCCCAGCAGGTCCAGCGGATCATTTCACGCTGTAATTGCCGAATGTACTATATTAGTTACAGTCATGACATCGACCCTGAGCTAGCAACTCAAATTAAGCCACCTGAGGTTCATGAGAACCAGGAAAAAGAGGATCTCTTAAAGAAGCAGGAAG GAGCTGTGGATACTTTCACTCTCATCCACCACGAACTGGAAATTTCTACCAACCCAGCTCAGTATGCTATGATTCTGGACATCGTCAACAACCTGCTGCTCCATGTAGAACCCAAACGGAAG GAGCATAGTGAAAAGAAGCAGCGTGTCAGGTTCCAGCTGGAGATCTCTAGCAATCCTGAGGAGCAGCGCAGTAGCATATTACATCTGCAGGAGGCGGTGCGGCAGCATGTGGCCCAGATCCGGCACTTAGAGAAACAGATGTACTCTGTCATGAAG TCTTTACAGGATGACAGCAAGAATGAGAACTTGCTTGACTTGAACCAAAAACTTCAGTTACAGCTGAACCAGGAAAAGGCCAACCTGCAGCTGGAAAGTGAAGAGCTCAACATCCTCATCAG ATGTTTTAAGGATTTCCAGCTGCAGCGGGCCAACAAAATGGAGCTGCGAAAACAACAGGAAGATGTGAGTGTGGTCCGTCGCACTGAGTTTTACTTTGCTCAGGCACGTTGGCGCCTGACAGAGGAAGACGGACAGCTGGGAATCGCTGAGCTGGAGCTACAGAGGTTCCTCTACAGCAAG GTGAATAAGTCTGATGACACTGCAGAACATCTCCTGGAGTTGGGCTGGTTCACTATGAACAACCTTCTCCCCAATGCTATCTATAAG GTGGTTTTGCGGCCCCAGAGTTCCTGCCAGTCAGGGAGACAGCTAGCCCTCCGCCTTTTCAGCAAAGTCCGGCCACCTGTTGGGGGTATCTCTGTTAAGGAACACTTTGAG GTGAATGTGGTGCCGCTCACCATCCAGCTGTCCCACCAGTTCTTCCACAGAATGATGGGCTTTTTCTTTCCTGGTCGGAATGTGGAAGATGATGAAGTTGGTGATGAGGAGGACAAGTCCAAACTGGTGACGACCG GAATACCAGTAGTGAAGCCTCGGCAGCTGATAGCAACAGATGACTCGGTCCCACTAGGCCCTGGGAAGGGCGTAGCACAGGGCTTGACCAGGAGTTCTGGGGTCAGAAGGTCATTTCGCAAATTACCTGAG CACCCAGTTGATGATATTGACAAGATGAAAGAGCGAGCTGCCATGAACAACTccttcatatacataaaaatcccACAAGTTCCACTGTGTGTCAGTTATAAG GGTGAGAAGAACAGTGTGGACTGGGGTGACCTCAACTTGGTGCTACCCTGTCTGGAGTACCACAACAACACGTGGACATGGCTGGATTTTGCCATGGCTGTCAAAAGGGACAGCCGGAAGGCTTTGGTTGCCCAG GTAATCAAAGAAAAGCTAAGGCTGAAACCTGCAACAGGGTCTGAGTTCCGGGGAAAGCTAGAAACAAAGTCAGACTTGAATGTGCAacagcaggaagaggagaaggcacgGCTCCTCATCGGTTTAAGTATGGGTGACAAGCACCCTGGCAAGAAGTCCATCTTCGGCAGGCGCAAGTGA